A section of the Rhodobacter sp. genome encodes:
- the dprA gene encoding DNA-protecting protein DprA, translating to MDGTTLSSPTPFTPPTTEEDRLSWLRLIRSRRVGASTFQRLMAEHGSAQAALAALPALAAAAGESDYAPFPTEAAWREIDSGTRRGARLLFLGAPGYPAALAALSDPPPVLWARGCQAVLDRPAVALVGSRNASSLGGRMARKLAEGLGFHGLTVVSGLARGIDTVAHQAALKTGTVAVMAGGVDVIYPAENAPLAAAIADQGALVSEQPIGLQPQARHFPRRNRLIAGLAHAVVVVEAADGSGSLITARDALDQGREVMAVPGHPMDARAAGCNRLIRDGARLVAGVEDVIAALEDSLAAHPPVAAARRAADPAPAPAATVTRPNAVDTLTLHRQILDRLGSAPVAEDQLVRDLGLPAATLAPALLFLELDGRVQRQPGGMLARA from the coding sequence ATGGACGGGACTACACTTTCTTCTCCCACACCCTTCACCCCACCCACCACGGAAGAAGACCGCTTGTCGTGGCTTCGCCTCATTCGCTCGCGCCGGGTTGGCGCATCGACATTTCAGCGGCTGATGGCCGAACACGGCAGCGCGCAGGCGGCGTTGGCAGCCCTGCCCGCGCTGGCGGCTGCCGCGGGCGAATCGGATTATGCCCCCTTTCCCACCGAGGCCGCCTGGCGCGAGATCGACAGCGGCACCCGTCGGGGCGCCCGTCTGCTTTTCCTGGGTGCGCCCGGCTATCCGGCGGCGCTGGCCGCGCTGTCGGATCCGCCGCCGGTGTTGTGGGCGCGCGGATGCCAGGCGGTTCTGGACCGTCCCGCCGTGGCGCTGGTCGGATCGCGCAACGCCTCGAGCCTGGGCGGCCGCATGGCGCGCAAGCTTGCCGAGGGGCTGGGGTTCCACGGGTTGACCGTGGTGTCCGGCCTGGCCCGGGGCATCGATACCGTGGCGCATCAGGCGGCCCTGAAGACCGGCACCGTCGCCGTCATGGCGGGCGGTGTCGATGTGATCTATCCCGCCGAGAACGCGCCCCTGGCCGCCGCCATCGCCGACCAGGGCGCGCTGGTGTCCGAACAGCCGATCGGCCTGCAACCGCAGGCGCGCCATTTCCCGCGCCGTAACCGGCTGATCGCGGGGCTGGCCCATGCCGTGGTGGTGGTCGAGGCCGCCGATGGCTCGGGCAGTCTGATCACCGCCCGCGATGCGCTGGACCAGGGGCGCGAGGTGATGGCGGTGCCCGGCCACCCGATGGACGCCCGCGCCGCCGGGTGCAACCGGCTGATCCGCGACGGCGCGCGGCTGGTCGCGGGGGTCGAGGACGTGATCGCCGCGCTCGAGGACAGTCTGGCCGCGCACCCGCCCGTCGCGGCCGCGCGGCGCGCCGCCGATCCGGCGCCGGCGCCGGCGGCGACCGTCACGCGCCCGAATGCCGTGGACACGCTGACCTTGCACCGCCAAATCCTGGACAGGCTCGGCTCGGCCCCGGTGGCCGAGGATCAACTCGTGCGCGATCTTGGCCTGCCGGCCGCCACGCTCGCGCCGGCGCTGCTGTTTCTGGAACTCGACGGTCGGGTGCAGCGCCAACCCGGCGGAATGTTGGCCCGGGCCTGA
- the topA gene encoding type I DNA topoisomerase — MAVVVVESPAKAKTINKYLGKDYTVLASFGHVRDLPAKDGSVDPDHDFDMKWEVAADSKKHIKAITDALKDDDTLILATDPDREGEAISWHLEQALEKKLKGKTVSRVTFNAITKTAILEAMKHPRQVDAPLVEAYLARRALDYLVGFNLSPVLWRKLPGARSAGRVQSVCLRLIVEREMEIEAFRAREYWSVTATLANARGAEFTARMVNLGGKKLDKFDLATQQAAEIAVQALTSRDLFVQSVEAKPAQRHPTAPFMTSTLQQEASRKFGMGAKQTMAAAQRLYEAGHITYMRTDGIDMAPEAVAQARDEIARRFGKDYVPASPRIYKNKAKNAQEAHECIRPTDMAADPDSLRLAESDQRKLYDLIWKRTIACQMEAARLERTTAEIGSKDGQVGLRATGQVVLFDGFLKVYEEGRDDEDGDEGRLPQLSQGEATGKKAIVPEQHFTQPPPRYTEATLVKRMEELGIGRPSTYASIVTTIQERGYVRKDKNRLIPEDKGRLVTIFLVNYFRKYLEYDFTADLEEQLDDVSAGSRNYKEVLSGFWRDFHAAIEETTELRITDVLEKIDEVLAPHLYPPREDGGDPRLCPTCGKGRLNLKTARSGGAFIGCNNYPECRYTRPLSGDEGDAELSGDGKLLGHDQGDPIFLRAGRFGPYVQRGEVSAEVPKPPRASLPKGWAPDAMDLDKAVSLLSLPRPIGPHPEDGALVEAGIGRFGPYVKHNATYANLPEVDEVFTIGMNRAVEVLAAKLARGPGRGATAQPLKVLGDHPDGGSVQVMPGRYGPYVKWDKVNATLPKDVAPDAVTLEQALELIAAKAATKGKGKAAKSPAKAPAKPKATPKAKPKAKTSGG; from the coding sequence ATGGCAGTTGTCGTCGTCGAGTCCCCCGCCAAGGCCAAGACCATCAACAAATACCTGGGCAAGGACTATACCGTTCTGGCGTCATTCGGCCATGTGCGCGACCTGCCGGCCAAGGACGGCTCGGTCGATCCCGACCACGATTTCGACATGAAATGGGAGGTCGCGGCGGATTCGAAAAAGCACATCAAGGCGATCACCGACGCCCTGAAGGACGACGACACGCTGATCCTGGCCACCGACCCCGACCGCGAGGGCGAGGCGATCTCGTGGCACCTGGAACAGGCGCTGGAAAAGAAGCTGAAGGGCAAGACCGTGAGCCGCGTCACCTTCAACGCGATCACGAAAACCGCGATCCTCGAGGCGATGAAGCACCCCCGGCAGGTGGACGCGCCGCTGGTCGAGGCCTATCTCGCGCGGCGCGCGCTGGACTATCTGGTGGGGTTCAACCTGTCGCCCGTGCTGTGGCGCAAATTGCCGGGCGCGCGTTCGGCCGGGCGGGTCCAGTCGGTCTGCCTGCGCCTGATCGTCGAGCGCGAGATGGAGATCGAGGCCTTCCGCGCCCGCGAATACTGGAGTGTGACCGCCACGCTGGCCAATGCCCGGGGCGCCGAGTTCACCGCACGGATGGTCAACCTGGGTGGCAAGAAGCTGGACAAGTTCGACCTGGCGACCCAGCAGGCTGCCGAGATCGCCGTGCAGGCGCTGACCTCGCGCGATCTCTTCGTGCAGTCGGTCGAGGCCAAGCCCGCGCAGCGCCACCCGACGGCGCCCTTCATGACCTCGACCCTGCAACAGGAGGCCAGCCGCAAGTTCGGCATGGGCGCCAAGCAGACCATGGCCGCCGCGCAGCGTCTCTACGAGGCCGGGCATATCACCTACATGCGGACCGACGGCATCGACATGGCGCCCGAGGCCGTGGCCCAGGCCCGGGACGAAATTGCCCGCCGGTTCGGCAAGGATTATGTCCCCGCCAGCCCGCGGATCTACAAGAACAAGGCCAAGAACGCGCAGGAAGCGCACGAGTGCATCCGCCCGACCGACATGGCCGCGGACCCCGACAGCCTGCGCCTGGCCGAGAGCGACCAGCGCAAGCTCTACGATCTGATCTGGAAGCGCACCATCGCTTGCCAGATGGAGGCCGCGCGCCTGGAGCGCACCACCGCCGAGATCGGCTCAAAGGACGGGCAGGTCGGCTTGCGCGCGACGGGTCAGGTGGTTCTGTTCGACGGTTTCCTCAAGGTCTACGAGGAAGGCCGCGACGATGAAGACGGCGACGAAGGGCGCCTGCCGCAACTGTCGCAGGGCGAAGCCACCGGCAAGAAGGCGATCGTGCCCGAGCAGCACTTCACCCAACCGCCGCCGCGCTACACGGAAGCGACGCTGGTCAAGCGGATGGAAGAGCTGGGCATCGGGCGCCCCTCGACCTATGCCAGCATCGTCACCACGATCCAGGAACGCGGCTATGTCCGCAAGGACAAGAACCGACTGATCCCCGAAGACAAGGGCCGGCTGGTGACGATCTTCCTGGTCAACTATTTCCGCAAATATCTGGAATACGATTTCACCGCCGATCTGGAAGAGCAACTCGACGATGTCTCGGCCGGGTCGCGGAACTACAAGGAGGTTCTGTCCGGCTTCTGGCGCGACTTTCACGCCGCGATCGAGGAAACGACCGAACTGCGCATCACCGATGTGCTGGAAAAGATCGACGAGGTCCTGGCGCCGCATCTCTATCCCCCGCGCGAGGATGGCGGCGATCCCCGCCTGTGTCCGACCTGCGGAAAGGGGCGGCTCAATCTGAAGACCGCGCGTTCGGGCGGGGCCTTCATCGGCTGCAACAATTATCCCGAGTGCCGCTATACCCGGCCGCTGTCGGGCGACGAGGGGGACGCCGAGCTTTCCGGCGACGGAAAGCTTCTGGGCCACGATCAGGGCGATCCGATCTTTCTGCGGGCCGGGCGCTTTGGCCCCTATGTCCAGCGCGGCGAGGTCTCGGCCGAGGTGCCCAAGCCGCCCCGCGCCAGCCTGCCCAAGGGCTGGGCGCCCGATGCGATGGACCTGGACAAGGCCGTGAGCCTGCTCTCGCTGCCGCGCCCCATCGGCCCGCACCCTGAGGACGGCGCCCTGGTCGAGGCCGGGATCGGGCGCTTTGGCCCCTATGTGAAGCACAACGCCACCTACGCGAACCTTCCCGAGGTGGACGAAGTGTTCACCATTGGCATGAACCGCGCGGTCGAGGTCCTGGCCGCCAAGCTTGCGCGCGGCCCGGGGCGCGGCGCCACGGCGCAACCCCTGAAGGTGCTGGGCGATCATCCCGATGGCGGGTCCGTGCAGGTGATGCCGGGCCGCTACGGGCCCTATGTCAAATGGGACAAGGTCAACGCGACCCTGCCCAAGGACGTCGCGCCCGACGCCGTCACCCTGGAGCAGGCGCTGGAACTGATCGCGGCCAAGGCTGCGACCAAGGGCAAGGGCAAGGCCGCCAAAAGCCCGGCCAAGGCCCCCGCAAAGCCCAAAGCCACGCCCAAGGCCAAGCCCAAGGCAAAGACGTCCGGCGGCTGA